A genomic segment from Pseudoduganella chitinolytica encodes:
- a CDS encoding DUF3460 family protein, translating into MKLTKYVSEFEEFLNGYMHDHPHVEEDQRRGWKIWWDHKQDLDAVDRQKKDSVPPNPYYYS; encoded by the coding sequence ATGAAACTGACGAAATATGTCTCGGAATTCGAGGAGTTCCTGAACGGCTACATGCACGACCATCCTCACGTGGAGGAAGACCAGCGTCGCGGCTGGAAGATCTGGTGGGACCACAAGCAGGACCTGGATGCGGTGGACCGGCAGAAGAAGGATTCGGTGCCGCCCAATCCGTACTACTACAGCTGA
- the flgK gene encoding flagellar hook-associated protein FlgK, whose protein sequence is MTILNNALSGAVAAQASLNASSQNIANLQTKGYTRQGVLLTAVTAGYSAQGAGSGVKLSAMLRFSDSYKSQQMWRANSELGQRNQVQPYLTQLEQVMGDEQSSLSNGVDNFFKALNAVGEDPTSGPLRGQVVTAAHAMAESFNSIYAVTRNQQLSVQQQRESVLPKFNTLVANIASLNERIVTAGALGTNTSGLVDERDVAIDQLSQLASIEVLEQPDGSRTVSLKTGQPLVVGKMAGSLGINTTSGSPVMEATFARSTYAIDDARMGGQLGGLGNFERNTLLPLQTSIKEMAEQMATAVNTQLAAGTDPAGNAGTPLFALNGGGAGGILSVPAGYAATDLAFAAAGEAPGDSTNLQALVAIKQQTITLTSVGSVSIGDADTQLVGKLAVDSQQNQSLLNTALTIRRQAEDDWAATSGVNRDEEAINLVEFQNMYQANMKVLAVANQLFDSTLAMFG, encoded by the coding sequence ATGACCATTCTCAACAACGCACTGTCCGGTGCTGTCGCTGCCCAGGCTTCGCTGAACGCCTCCAGCCAGAACATCGCCAACCTGCAGACCAAGGGCTATACGCGCCAGGGTGTGCTGCTGACGGCCGTGACGGCCGGCTACAGCGCCCAGGGCGCCGGCTCCGGCGTCAAGCTGAGCGCGATGCTGCGCTTCTCCGACTCGTACAAGAGCCAGCAGATGTGGCGCGCCAACTCCGAACTGGGCCAGCGCAACCAGGTGCAGCCCTACCTGACCCAGCTGGAACAGGTGATGGGCGACGAGCAGTCCAGCCTGTCGAACGGCGTGGACAACTTCTTCAAGGCGCTGAACGCCGTGGGCGAAGATCCCACGTCCGGCCCGCTGCGCGGCCAGGTCGTCACGGCCGCCCATGCGATGGCGGAAAGCTTCAACAGCATCTACGCCGTTACCCGCAACCAGCAGTTGTCGGTGCAGCAGCAGCGCGAATCGGTGCTGCCGAAGTTCAATACGCTGGTGGCCAACATCGCGTCGCTGAACGAACGCATCGTGACGGCGGGCGCACTGGGCACCAACACGTCCGGCCTCGTCGACGAGCGCGACGTCGCCATCGACCAGCTGTCGCAACTGGCCTCGATCGAGGTGCTGGAACAGCCGGATGGCTCGCGCACGGTGTCGCTGAAGACGGGCCAGCCGCTTGTCGTCGGCAAGATGGCCGGCTCGCTGGGCATCAACACGACCAGCGGTTCGCCCGTGATGGAAGCCACGTTTGCCCGCTCCACCTATGCGATCGACGACGCCAGGATGGGCGGCCAGCTGGGCGGCCTGGGCAACTTCGAACGCAACACGCTGCTGCCGCTGCAGACGTCCATCAAGGAGATGGCCGAGCAGATGGCGACGGCCGTCAACACGCAGCTGGCCGCGGGTACCGATCCGGCCGGCAACGCGGGCACGCCGCTGTTCGCGCTGAACGGCGGCGGCGCCGGCGGCATCCTGTCGGTCCCGGCCGGCTATGCCGCCACGGACCTGGCCTTTGCCGCCGCCGGCGAGGCCCCCGGCGACAGCACCAACCTGCAGGCCCTGGTCGCGATCAAGCAGCAGACCATCACGCTGACGTCGGTCGGCAGCGTGTCGATCGGCGACGCGGACACCCAGCTGGTCGGCAAGCTGGCCGTCGACAGCCAGCAGAACCAGTCGCTGCTGAACACGGCCTTGACGATCCGCCGCCAGGCCGAGGACGACTGGGCCGCCACCAGTGGCGTCAACCGTGACGAGGAAGCCATCAACCTCGTCGAATTCCAGAATATGTACCAGGCCAATATGAAGGTGCTGGCGGTGGCGAACCAATTGTTCGATTCCACGCTGGCCATGTTCGGCTAA
- a CDS encoding flagellar basal body P-ring protein FlgI: MLSALPAQAAQVLRNLVSIEGVRENPLVGYGIVVGLNGSGDSTQVKFASQSVVNMLKQFGVKMPDGADAKSKNVAAVMVSAVFPPGYRRGQPIDVTVSSLGDAKSLRGGSLLLTPLRAADNETYALAQGNVVVGGLSAAGKSGSSVTVNTPTTGRIPNGAMIEREIATDFSTNATVRLSLKRPSFETATNIVDSINKKFGNVASTDDATSIAVIAPENPTQRVAFMAKLEGLAIEQGQENPKVVFNSRTGTVVIAEGLRVKAAAVTHGSLKVVISESSKVSQPGPLSGGRTAVTPNSAVSVDQGSGQMFKWPAGAKLQSIIDVVNSLGATPDDIMAILQALDQAGAIEGELVVI, translated from the coding sequence ATGCTGTCCGCCCTCCCCGCCCAGGCCGCCCAGGTGCTGCGCAACCTCGTCTCGATCGAAGGCGTGCGCGAAAACCCGCTGGTCGGCTACGGCATCGTCGTGGGCCTGAACGGCTCCGGCGACTCGACCCAGGTGAAGTTCGCCAGCCAGTCCGTCGTCAACATGCTGAAGCAGTTCGGCGTCAAGATGCCGGATGGCGCCGACGCGAAAAGCAAGAACGTGGCGGCCGTGATGGTGTCGGCCGTGTTCCCGCCCGGCTACCGCCGCGGCCAGCCGATCGACGTGACCGTGTCCTCGCTGGGCGATGCGAAAAGCCTGCGCGGCGGTTCGCTGCTGCTGACGCCGCTGCGCGCGGCCGACAACGAGACCTATGCGCTGGCGCAGGGCAACGTCGTCGTCGGCGGCCTGTCGGCGGCCGGCAAGAGCGGCTCGTCCGTCACCGTCAACACGCCCACCACGGGCCGCATCCCGAACGGCGCGATGATCGAGCGCGAGATCGCCACCGACTTCTCCACCAACGCCACCGTGCGCCTGTCGCTGAAGCGCCCGTCGTTCGAGACGGCGACCAATATCGTCGACTCGATCAACAAGAAGTTCGGCAACGTGGCCAGCACGGACGACGCCACCAGCATCGCCGTGATCGCCCCGGAGAACCCGACCCAGCGCGTGGCCTTCATGGCCAAGCTGGAAGGACTGGCCATCGAGCAGGGCCAGGAAAACCCGAAAGTGGTGTTCAATTCGCGCACCGGCACCGTCGTCATCGCCGAAGGCCTGCGCGTGAAGGCCGCCGCCGTCACGCACGGTTCGCTCAAGGTGGTCATCTCGGAAAGCTCCAAGGTCAGCCAGCCGGGTCCCCTGTCGGGCGGCCGCACGGCCGTCACGCCCAATTCCGCCGTCAGCGTGGACCAGGGCTCGGGCCAGATGTTCAAGTGGCCGGCCGGCGCCAAGCTGCAGTCGATCATCGACGTCGTCAACAGCCTGGGCGCGACCCCGGACGACATCATGGCGATCCTGCAGGCGCTCGACCAGGCCGGCGCCATCGAAGGCGAACTGGTGGTGATCTGA
- the flgL gene encoding flagellar hook-associated protein FlgL, whose product MRIATTQYQATLARSLELNQTMTARISQQMSTGQNILVPSDDPITNVRVSRLNREEAIVGQYRENIGAVKIRLTKNESYMSGMVGDLGAAHDLLVWAADGSNTPDDLKSMVGSLEALRDSILYNANTRDQEGKYIFAGTEVTKTPIVFDGTTYTFDGNTKEQKVVVGNGITQAVNVDVSGVETVLNDLNAAIDALRNTTTDSSHDPLKSVLSNTMASVETAQEALAAKIAKFGGAQNVLSTLDGNHANVSLSNKTAINDLARLDYGVASTELAGYNMALQASYQSYSKISNLSLFNVL is encoded by the coding sequence ATGCGCATCGCTACGACCCAATACCAGGCCACGCTGGCCCGCTCGCTGGAACTGAACCAGACCATGACGGCCCGCATTTCGCAACAGATGTCGACCGGCCAGAACATCCTGGTGCCGTCCGACGACCCCATCACGAACGTGCGGGTGTCGCGCCTGAACCGCGAGGAAGCCATCGTCGGCCAGTACCGCGAGAACATCGGCGCGGTCAAGATCCGCCTGACCAAGAACGAAAGCTACATGTCGGGCATGGTCGGCGACCTGGGCGCCGCCCACGACCTGCTGGTCTGGGCCGCCGACGGCAGCAACACGCCGGACGACCTGAAGTCGATGGTCGGCAGCCTGGAAGCGCTGCGCGATTCGATCCTGTACAACGCCAACACGCGCGACCAGGAAGGCAAGTACATCTTTGCCGGCACGGAAGTGACGAAGACGCCGATCGTGTTCGACGGCACCACGTACACCTTCGACGGCAACACCAAGGAGCAGAAGGTCGTGGTGGGCAACGGCATCACGCAGGCGGTCAACGTCGACGTCTCCGGCGTGGAAACGGTGCTGAACGACCTGAACGCCGCCATCGATGCGCTGCGCAACACGACCACGGACTCGTCGCACGATCCGCTCAAGAGCGTGCTCAGCAACACGATGGCCAGCGTGGAAACGGCGCAGGAGGCACTGGCCGCCAAGATCGCCAAGTTCGGCGGCGCGCAGAACGTCTTGAGCACGCTGGACGGCAACCACGCCAACGTCAGCCTGTCCAACAAGACGGCGATCAACGACCTCGCACGGCTCGATTACGGTGTCGCATCGACCGAGCTCGCGGGCTACAATATGGCTCTGCAGGCCAGCTATCAGTCGTACTCCAAGATCAGCAACCTGTCGCTGTTCAATGTACTCTGA
- a CDS encoding putative bifunctional diguanylate cyclase/phosphodiesterase, protein MQLITGLDGQVPVASPSGLDTHEALLMALGAGPLPGGPGTAALPAEREAALFGELYLLAPVGCLLLDADTTILQANLVGAGQLGIDRAGARRHRLRAFVAQRFLADFDAFVAAARASGAPLRLQLQLQPRRGEPGMPVTLVASSDGEHVRVTVEPAEGRVAALEKSEERFRRIVQTAREGIWELDATARTTFVNPRLADMLGYRIEDMLDRPLVDFMDAEGRSILERNIARRQQGLAERREFKFIRSDGSELWAHLATNPLLDARGACLGALALVSDITQDKEAVDLAWHQANFDALTGLPNRNMFHERLRHEMRKARRDGGYLALLFIDLDQFKQINDTFGHSQGDALLVEAARRIGGCMRASDTLARIGGDEFVANLPGLTAVQDAERVAQDVIAVLNRPFDLSGEQGLISGSVGIALYPSDAADAEELLRHADQAMYAAKNGGRNRYSYFTSDMQAAAQQRLRLANDLRRAAAEREFELYYQPIINLQSGGIERAEALLRWHHPERGLLNPADFIAGAESAGVLQEIGAWAFRQAADQVLAWQRELGRPFQVSINQSPAELRADNPSWRDYVDSLQLPPRSIVIDVPEDLLGEPDGAALEQLRRLHAMGLQVALDDFGTGHSALAQLKRFDIDYLKIDRSFVAGLAGDTGDLALCEAIIVLAHKLGLEVVAEGVENDTQLALLRAAGCDYAQGYGIARPAPAAQVLALARSAGRPALTADGGVGMNAGARAGANAVGNAVAQ, encoded by the coding sequence TTGCAACTCATTACCGGGCTGGACGGCCAGGTTCCGGTCGCAAGCCCTTCCGGCCTGGATACGCATGAGGCGCTGCTGATGGCGCTGGGGGCGGGACCGCTGCCGGGCGGGCCGGGCACGGCCGCGCTGCCGGCCGAGCGCGAGGCGGCCCTGTTCGGTGAACTGTACCTGCTTGCCCCCGTAGGCTGCCTGCTGCTCGATGCGGACACCACGATCCTGCAGGCCAACCTGGTCGGCGCCGGCCAGCTGGGCATCGACCGCGCGGGCGCACGGCGCCACCGCCTGCGCGCCTTTGTCGCCCAACGCTTCCTGGCCGATTTCGATGCCTTCGTCGCCGCCGCCCGCGCCAGCGGCGCGCCGCTGCGCCTGCAATTGCAGTTGCAGCCCAGGCGCGGCGAGCCCGGCATGCCCGTGACCCTCGTCGCCAGTAGCGACGGCGAGCATGTGCGCGTCACGGTGGAGCCGGCGGAAGGGCGCGTGGCCGCGCTGGAAAAGAGCGAGGAACGGTTCCGCCGCATCGTCCAGACGGCGCGGGAAGGGATCTGGGAGCTGGACGCCACGGCGCGCACCACGTTTGTCAATCCGCGCCTGGCGGACATGCTGGGCTACCGCATCGAGGACATGCTGGACCGGCCGCTGGTGGATTTCATGGATGCGGAGGGGCGTTCGATCCTCGAGCGCAATATCGCCCGGCGCCAGCAGGGCCTGGCGGAGCGGCGCGAGTTCAAGTTCATCCGGAGCGACGGCAGCGAACTGTGGGCGCACCTGGCCACCAACCCGCTGCTGGACGCACGCGGCGCCTGCCTGGGCGCGCTGGCCCTGGTCTCCGATATCACGCAGGACAAGGAAGCGGTGGACCTGGCCTGGCACCAGGCCAACTTCGATGCGCTGACGGGGCTGCCGAACCGCAATATGTTCCACGAACGGCTGCGCCACGAGATGCGCAAGGCCCGGCGCGACGGCGGCTACCTGGCGCTGCTGTTCATCGATCTCGACCAGTTCAAGCAGATCAACGATACGTTCGGCCACAGCCAGGGCGACGCCTTGCTTGTCGAGGCGGCCCGGCGCATCGGCGGCTGCATGCGCGCGTCCGACACGCTGGCGCGCATCGGCGGCGACGAGTTCGTCGCCAACCTGCCCGGGCTGACGGCCGTGCAGGATGCGGAGCGGGTGGCGCAGGACGTCATCGCCGTGCTGAACCGGCCGTTCGACCTGTCTGGCGAGCAGGGCCTGATCTCGGGCAGCGTCGGGATCGCGCTGTACCCATCGGATGCCGCCGACGCGGAGGAACTGCTGCGCCATGCCGACCAGGCCATGTACGCGGCCAAGAACGGCGGACGCAACCGCTACAGCTATTTCACGTCGGACATGCAGGCGGCGGCCCAGCAGCGCCTGCGCCTGGCCAACGACCTGCGTCGCGCCGCCGCCGAGCGGGAATTCGAGCTGTATTACCAACCCATCATCAACCTGCAGAGCGGCGGCATCGAGCGGGCCGAGGCGCTGCTGCGCTGGCACCATCCGGAGCGGGGCCTGCTGAACCCGGCAGATTTCATCGCCGGGGCCGAGTCGGCCGGGGTGCTGCAGGAGATCGGCGCATGGGCGTTCCGGCAGGCGGCCGACCAGGTGCTGGCGTGGCAGCGCGAGCTGGGCCGGCCGTTCCAGGTCAGCATCAACCAGTCGCCGGCCGAACTGCGTGCCGACAACCCGTCCTGGCGCGACTACGTCGACAGCCTGCAACTGCCGCCACGCAGCATCGTCATCGACGTGCCGGAAGACCTGCTGGGCGAGCCGGACGGTGCCGCGCTGGAGCAGTTGCGGCGCCTGCATGCGATGGGCCTGCAGGTGGCGCTGGACGATTTCGGTACCGGCCACTCCGCGCTGGCGCAGCTCAAGCGCTTCGACATCGACTACCTGAAGATCGACCGCAGCTTCGTGGCCGGGCTGGCCGGCGACACGGGCGACCTGGCGCTGTGCGAGGCCATCATCGTGCTGGCGCACAAGCTGGGCCTGGAAGTGGTGGCGGAAGGGGTGGAGAACGATACCCAGCTGGCGCTGCTGCGCGCGGCCGGCTGCGATTATGCGCAAGGGTACGGGATCGCGCGGCCGGCACCGGCAGCACAGGTGCTGGCGCTGGCCCGTTCGGCCGGCCGGCCCGCGTTGACGGCCGACGGCGGCGTGGGGATGAATGCCGGGGCAAGGGCCGGGGCGAATGCGGTGGGGAATGCGGTGGCGCAGTGA
- a CDS encoding rod-binding protein, producing the protein MDTRLHAASLPPAAALEDTPAPSVAPADDAAYRKKAEQAAVKFESFFIGHMLKQMRSSTKEMAGEDSIYKDSINSDMLDMADGLVADQLAGQRAFGVADAILRQLMPAPAAPRGPALDLNSQTTPVVDAKNKPQA; encoded by the coding sequence ATGGATACCCGCCTGCACGCAGCCAGCCTGCCGCCCGCCGCCGCGCTGGAAGACACCCCGGCGCCTTCCGTCGCGCCGGCCGACGATGCCGCCTACCGCAAGAAGGCCGAACAGGCCGCCGTCAAGTTCGAGAGCTTCTTCATCGGCCACATGCTGAAACAGATGCGCAGCTCGACCAAGGAAATGGCGGGCGAAGACAGCATCTATAAAGACTCGATCAACAGCGACATGCTGGACATGGCGGACGGCCTGGTGGCCGACCAGCTGGCCGGCCAACGTGCGTTCGGCGTCGCCGACGCCATCCTGCGCCAGCTGATGCCGGCGCCCGCCGCGCCCCGCGGCCCTGCCCTCGACCTTAATTCCCAGACAACTCCCGTTGTCGATGCGAAAAATAAGCCGCAAGCGTGA
- a CDS encoding YcbK family protein encodes MATRRTFLSKTLGLTAASFIGAPLVGLAPARAAQDGLQPPPDIFDAQALDLEFWIKPRTLTVTRPQSGEKASVLYWRDGEVIDSAYEQLCHLLRDVNGKETARIDPKLLETLWGAQAFVARYGIESPVEILSGYRTPASNQRLREQGIPAARQSLHMEGKAADVRIANLNEEVLGGLVKSFRQGGVGFYYRSGPRGGWIHADTGLKRTWKG; translated from the coding sequence ATGGCAACACGCAGAACATTCCTCAGCAAGACCCTCGGCCTGACGGCCGCAAGTTTCATCGGCGCGCCATTGGTGGGCCTCGCGCCTGCACGCGCGGCGCAGGACGGCCTGCAGCCGCCGCCCGACATCTTCGACGCCCAGGCCCTGGACCTCGAATTCTGGATCAAGCCGCGCACGTTGACGGTGACCCGGCCGCAAAGCGGCGAGAAGGCCTCCGTGCTGTACTGGCGCGACGGCGAGGTGATCGACTCGGCCTACGAGCAGCTGTGCCACCTGTTGCGCGACGTGAACGGCAAGGAAACGGCGCGGATCGATCCGAAACTGCTGGAAACGCTGTGGGGCGCGCAGGCCTTCGTGGCACGCTACGGCATCGAGAGCCCGGTGGAAATCCTGTCCGGCTACCGCACGCCCGCGTCGAACCAGCGCCTGCGCGAGCAGGGCATCCCGGCCGCGCGCCAGTCGCTGCACATGGAGGGCAAGGCCGCCGACGTGCGCATCGCCAACCTGAACGAGGAAGTGCTGGGCGGCCTGGTGAAGAGCTTCCGCCAGGGCGGGGTGGGGTTCTACTACCGCAGCGGTCCGCGCGGCGGGTGGATCCATGCCGATACGGGGCTGAAGCGGACCTGGAAGGGGTAG
- the flgH gene encoding flagellar basal body L-ring protein FlgH: MKAQLSAMAALLLAGCATIQPAAVRPGPFDEPPSVARSAAPRGVSGGVFSADAGLSLTSDSRAFRVGDLVTVILQETTQASKSAGTKLGKDSGVGVAAPGLLGKTFPKAGVELNSNHAFQGDATATQQNALSGAITVIVQEVMPNGLLKVAGEKGLTLNHGEEFVRLRGYLRAADIDANNQVSSQRIANARIAYSAQGTLADTQQPGWLSRFFLGPLMPF, translated from the coding sequence ATGAAAGCGCAACTGAGCGCAATGGCCGCGTTGTTGCTGGCCGGTTGCGCCACCATCCAACCGGCGGCGGTCCGCCCCGGTCCCTTCGACGAACCGCCCAGCGTGGCCCGTTCGGCCGCGCCGCGCGGCGTTTCCGGCGGCGTGTTCTCGGCCGACGCCGGCCTGTCGCTGACGTCGGACAGCCGCGCCTTCCGCGTCGGCGACCTCGTCACCGTGATCCTGCAGGAAACCACGCAGGCATCGAAATCCGCCGGCACCAAGCTGGGCAAGGATTCCGGCGTCGGCGTCGCCGCGCCCGGCCTGCTGGGCAAGACGTTCCCGAAAGCCGGTGTCGAGCTGAACTCGAACCACGCGTTCCAGGGCGACGCCACGGCCACGCAGCAGAACGCGCTGTCCGGTGCGATCACCGTGATCGTGCAGGAAGTCATGCCGAACGGCCTGCTGAAGGTCGCCGGCGAGAAGGGCCTGACCCTGAACCACGGCGAGGAATTCGTGCGCCTGCGCGGCTACCTGCGCGCCGCCGATATCGACGCCAACAACCAGGTGTCCTCGCAACGCATCGCCAATGCCCGCATCGCCTATTCGGCGCAAGGCACGCTGGCCGATACCCAGCAGCCGGGCTGGCTGTCCCGCTTCTTCCTCGGCCCATTGATGCCGTTCTGA